The following coding sequences are from one Pseudomonas oryzae window:
- the mreD gene encoding rod shape-determining protein MreD: MVVATRSHNGWFVWFSLLFALLLSVAPMPEFMEVGRPLWVPLLLAYWLLAAPQWIGMTRAWLLGLAADVLYGTPLGQNALVLALIVCMLLSLHQRLRMFPVWQQSLVLLVVFGLAQLVQLWINTLTGNRPPTLLFLFPALVSALLWPWVFTIMRWISRLLRVH, translated from the coding sequence GGCTGGTTCGTCTGGTTCAGCCTGCTGTTTGCCCTGTTGCTCAGCGTCGCGCCGATGCCCGAGTTCATGGAGGTCGGCCGGCCGCTGTGGGTGCCGCTGCTGCTCGCCTACTGGCTGCTGGCCGCGCCGCAATGGATCGGCATGACCCGGGCCTGGCTGCTCGGTCTGGCCGCCGACGTGCTCTACGGCACGCCGCTCGGGCAGAACGCCCTGGTGCTGGCGTTGATCGTGTGCATGCTGCTGTCGCTGCACCAGCGCCTGCGCATGTTTCCGGTCTGGCAGCAGAGCCTGGTCCTGCTGGTGGTGTTCGGCCTGGCCCAGCTGGTGCAGCTGTGGATCAACACCCTGACCGGCAATCGTCCGCCGACCCTGCTGTTCCTCTTCCCCGCCCTGGTCAGCGCCCTGCTCTGGCCGTGGGTGTTCACCATCATGCGCTGGATCAGCCGCCTGCTGCGCGTGCACTAA
- a CDS encoding Maf family protein: MKTLHLASASPRRRELLLQIGVPHQRVAAPIDESVLPGETPAAYVERLARAKAAAGLAALGAADACVLGADTAVVLDGRILGKPADRADGLAMLAALSGREHEVLTAVAVADASRCLTRVVRSRVHFRTLAEAEREAYWASGEPQDKAGGYAIQGLAAIFVDRLEGSYSAVVGLPLAETAELLAGFGIACWQRDGGA, from the coding sequence GTGAAAACGCTCCATCTGGCCTCCGCCTCGCCCCGCCGCCGCGAACTGCTGCTGCAGATCGGCGTGCCGCACCAGCGCGTCGCTGCGCCGATCGACGAAAGCGTGCTGCCGGGCGAGACGCCGGCCGCCTACGTCGAACGTCTGGCCCGCGCCAAGGCTGCCGCCGGCCTGGCGGCGCTCGGCGCGGCCGACGCCTGCGTACTGGGCGCCGACACTGCGGTGGTGCTGGATGGGCGTATTCTCGGCAAGCCGGCCGATCGCGCCGATGGCCTGGCCATGCTGGCGGCGCTGTCCGGCCGCGAGCACGAGGTGCTCACCGCGGTGGCGGTGGCCGACGCCAGTCGCTGCCTGACACGGGTGGTGCGCAGCCGTGTGCACTTTCGCACCCTGGCCGAGGCCGAGCGCGAGGCATACTGGGCGAGCGGCGAACCGCAGGACAAGGCAGGCGGCTACGCCATCCAGGGCCTGGCGGCGATCTTCGTCGACCGCCTCGAGGGCAGCTATTCTGCGGTGGTGGGCCTGCCGCTGGCGGAAACCGCCGAGCTGCTCGCCGGTTTCGGCATTGCCTGCTGGCAGCGTGACGGCGGCGCCTGA